The genome window ATACAATTAATGAGTTAGGAAAAATGACGGATTCAAATCTTTATCTTGATTATATTCCTTCTCAAAATGAATATATTTTTTAAAAACAAGGAAATCCTTAAATTTTGTAGTAAAATAAATATATAACAGTCATTTAAGGAGGAAGATTTTTATGAAATTTGGTGCTATTGATGCTGGTGGTAAAAAATTTATTTGTGGAATAACAGATGAGCAGGGAAATACTCTTGAAAAGACTAGTTTTTTAACTGAAACTCCAGAAAAAACTATTCCTTTAGTTATTGATTTTTTTAGAAACAAGGATATTTCAGCTTTAGGTGTAGGCTGCTTTGGCCCTTTAGACTTAAATCCTAATTCTGATACATATGGATATATTACTTCTTCTCCTAAAACTGATTGGAAAAATTATAATATTTTAGGTAATTTAAAGTCAGCTTTTAATATTCCAATATTTTTAGATACTAATATGAACGTTGGAGTCTTAGGAGAAGCTATGTGGGGAGCTGGAAAAGGGTTAAAAAATACTATTTTTTTAACTATTGGAAACGGAATTGGTGGAGGAGCTATTGTTGAAGGAAAAATTGTTCATGGAATGCTTCACCCTGAAATGGGTCATATGTTTGTAAGTAGACACCCAAGAGATAAATTTGCTGGTACTTGTCCTTTTCATGGTGGAAACTGTTTAGAAGGTATGGCATCTGTTCCTGCTATTGAAAAACGTTGGGGAAAATCTTTGTCTTCTCTTCCAATTGAACATCCTGCATGGGATTTAGAAGCTTTTTATATTGCTCATGCACTTGTAAACTATATTTTAATTCTTTCACCTGAAAAAATTATACTTGGCGGAGAGGTTATGAAATATAAACAACTACTACCAATAGTGAAAAAAGCTGTTATTAAATTACTTAACGGTTATATACAAACAAATCAAATTTTTAGAGAAATTGATGACTATATAGTGCTTCCAGATTTAGGAGAAAACTCTGGTTTCTTTGGAGCTGCTGCTCTATGTATTAAAAATTTTAAATAATAAAAATTAATAAAAAACTCAAGAGGGATTCTTTTTAAATAAAGAAAACATTCTTGAGTTTTTATAATATTTAAATAAATAATCTATCTATTCATTGCCATCACAGGATCTTTTCTCACAAAATTTCTATACATATAAATTGAAATCATACAAGTTATAACTTCCACAGTAGGAAAAGCTAACCAAACTCCAGTAAGTCCATAAATCCTTCCTAAAATATAAGCCATTGGTAACAATAAAATTAGTTGCCTTAACATAGTTATTGTAAGAGAAGGAATCCCTTTCCCTATAGCTTGTAAGAAACATGAAAAGATAAAACAAATACTTCCAAAAGAGTAACTTGTTGAAATTATTCTAATTGTTCTTACTCCTATTGACATCATCTCATCAGTAGCATTAAAAAAATGTAATATTTCTTGTGGAAATAACCAAAATAACACACTTCCTAAAAAGTTAATAGCTACACAAATTATTATTGAATAGTTTAAAACATCTGACAATCTCTTTGAATTTTTAGCTCCATAACTATATCCCATAATTGGCATAGCTCCTTGTGTTACTCCACTAGTAGGCATATATATAAAAGTTTGAAGTTTAAAATATATTCCAAATAATGATACTGCCAAAGTAGATATTCCTGAAAGTATAAAGTTTATTCCCATTACTAAGAAAGATCCTATCGACATTATGAAAAAAGAAGGTATTCCTACACTATATATCTCTCTTATAATTTTATTATTCCATACAAAATCTTTTCTCTCTATTTTTATCTCTTGTTTCATAAAAAATAAAACATAAATAGAACATAGTAGTGCTGTCATTTGACCTATTATAGTAGCAATTGCAGCTCCCTTTACTCCCATAGCTGGAATACCAAAATATCCATATATTAAAATAGGATCTAATATTATATTGGTAACAGCTCCAATTATTTGTAAAAACATTGGGGCTAATGTATTTCCTGTTGCTTGCAGTATTTTTTCGATAGCAATTTGAGCTATTGTTCCTATACTTAAAAACGTCACTATATATGTATAGTCTATTCCCATTTTTAAAATATTACTTTCTTTTGTAAATAAGAGAAAAAATGGTTTGATAAATATAACTCCCAATAAAACCAAAATTAAATAATGTATTACTGATAAAGTCAATCCACTTGCTGCTGTTTTATTCGCCGTTTCTAAATCTTTTTCTCCAAGCTTTCTAGCAATATACGAATTAACTCCAACACCTGAACCCACAGCAATAGCAAGAATTAAATTCTGAATAGGAAAAGCTAAGGATACTGCAGTTAATGCTTCTGTTCCTAATTTCGCAACAAAAATAGAATCAACTATGTTATATAGAGAGTTTATAAGCATAGATATAGTTGGTGGTATAGACATTGATAATAATAGCGGCAGCATTTTATGGGTTCCCATTTTATTCTCTTGTTTTGACATATTTACCTCCTAAAATAAAAAAACACTTTTTACTGTTTTAATATATAAACTGAAAACAATAAAAAGCGTTTTTATTAAATTTTATATCTTTTATAATATCATACTCCTATAAAATATTCAATAATTTTATACAACTTTTTAGACTTCTTTTTTTAAATTTTTTTTACAGTTTTTTATATTTTTTGATATAATATAATTATAAAATTTTGAAAGTGAGGAGTTTTTATGCAATATAAAAGTAAAGATATAGCTAAAGTGTCTGTTGAAATGGCTATGAGTAGTAGAGAGGAAGAACAGGAGTTAAAAGATAAATATTCAAAAAAAGGAATAAAAACAGCTGCTGTAGATATTGGTGGAAATGTAGTAGAATCTATTCCTAAAATATTAGAGAGAACATTAGTAGCTGCAAAAAGAAATGGACTGATTTCTGAATCACATGTATATGAAGGAGCTGTAACAGGAGCTACTAGAGAAGCTATTGATCAAATTTTAGATAAATCTGTTGGTTTTAATGTAGGAGGAAAAATAGGTATAGCTAGATGCCAAGAACACTTATCTGTATGTATATTTTTAACTATTGGTATGTTTAGACTTGATGAAGTAGTTATTGGACTTGGGCACAGAGCTGTTCCTAATGAATAAATTTTATATTGACATTTAAAAAAATTTTATATATAATCAAATAAAATAAATGTAGAATAGTAGTATAGTAGTAGGAATAAAAAAATTTTGTAGGATTGTAGGATAGTAGGAAAATAAAATAAAAAAATAGTTGTAGGAATTTCTTCCTATACTTTTTCGTATATTTTGTTAATTACCTTTTTACAATTCTTGTAAAAAGGTTTTTTTATTTCCTCAAAAGGAGGAATTATGAAACAAATAGTAGGACAGGAAACAAAAAAATTCTTTGGAGTAATAGTATTTTTAATACTTAGTCTTTTAAGTTATGCCAATGAAAAAACTTTTGAAATTGGTATTTCACAATTTGCAGAACACCCAGCACTTGATGCTGTAAGAAAAGGATTTGAAGATGAATTAAAAGAGCTTGGAGTTAAAGTTAATATTGATTATAAAAATTCTCAAGGGGATACTGGAACTACTGGAATGATAGCTCAAAAATTTGTTGCAGATAAAAAAGACCTTATTTTTGCAATAGCCACTCCATCAGCTCAAGCAGCTAAACAAGCTACTGATGATATTCCAATTCTATTTAGTGCTGTTACAGACCCAGTAAGTGCTCAACTTGTAAATTCTAATGAAAAGGTTGGAGGTAATATAACAGGAACTTCAGATGCTGCCCCTATTGAAAAACAATTAGCACTTTTTAAAGAACTTAATCCAAAAGTAAAGAAAGTTGCTATTATTTACAATACAAGTGAAGCAAATTCAGAAGTTCAAATAAATACTGCTAAAAAAGTTAGTAAAAAATTAGATATCGAAATTATCCCAGTAGGTGTCAATAATATTAATGATATTCCTCAGGCAGTTAATTCTGTTATAAGAAAAGTTGATGGTTTTTATACTATTACAGATAATATAGTTGCTTCAGCTATAAACTTAATCTCAAAAGCTGCTATAAAAAACAAAAAAATAACTATTGGAGCTGAAGAAGCTCATGTCCAAGGTGGAGTATTAATGACAGATGGTCTTAGTTACTATGAACTTGGAAGACAAACAGGGGCTATGGCTAAAAAAATTTTAGTAGATAAAGTTGCTGTTCAAGATATTCCAGTTGAGATTTCTAAAAATACTAAAAAAGTTGTAAATAAAAATACATTAAATAAATTAAAATTTTCAGAAAATTCAGAAGCTTTTTCTGGAGCTACATTTATAGAATAGAAAGGAGAAAAAATGGGAGCATTACTATCTATATCACTAGAACAAGGACTTGTATTTGCAGTTCTTGCAATAGGTGTATTCATAACATATAAAATACTCGATTTTCCTGATTTATCAGTAGAAGGAACATTTCCATTTGGGGCATTTATATTTTCTAAATTTATGTTACTAGGACTAGACCCAATAAGTAGTACTTTGCTATCTTTTATCTTTGGTTCATTAGCTGGTATTTTAACTTATGCATTACATATAAAAATGAAAATAGCTCCAATATTAGCAGGAATACTTACTATGACTATTCTTTACTCTGTCAACTTAAGAGTAAATGGAAAAGCTAATATTCCTCTATATAATTACTCTTCTATTTTTGATTATGGAAATATAATTTTGATTTTGATAGTAATCGTTCTTTTAATTAAATTTCTAATGGATATGTTTCTAAAAACAGAAAGAGGATATCTATTAATTGCTACTGGAGATAATGAAACTCTTGTTAAATCCCTAGGTGTTAACTGTAATACTTACAAATTATTAGGACTTATGTTATCAAATGGAATTGTTGCTGTAAGTGGGGCTCTTATGGGACAATTACAAGGATTTGCTGATATAAATATGGGAGCTTCTATAATTGTTTCAGCTCTTGCTTCTATTATAATAGGAGATACTTTTTTAAAAAATTCAAAAAAACTAAATGGAACAACTAGAGCTATTTTAGGAGCTATTTCTTATAAAATTATAGGTGGATTAGCATTAGAAATAGGACTTGCTCCTACAGATTTAAAGGCTATCAGTGCTATTATTGTAATTCTATTTATTGGTTATAATAATCTCTCTATTTTAGAATTTATAAAAAAAGGAGGAAAAAAAGATGCTACAAATAAAAAATTTATCCAAGAGTTTTAATATTGGGACAGAGAATGAAACAACTATATTTGAAAATTTTAATTTTACAGTTAAGGATAGTGAATTTGTAGCTGTCTTAGGTTCAAATGGATGTGGAAAATCTACTCTTTTTAATCTGATAAGTGGTTCACTAGAAAATGATGGTGGCTCTATTCTTTTAGATGGAATAGATATCAGCAATCTAAAAGAAGAAAAAAGAGCTTTTGGAATTAGTAAAATACATCAAGACCCTTCTAAAGGAGTTTCTCCTTCACTTACAATTTTAGAGAATATCTCTTTAGCTAGCAAAAAATGTGAGAAATTCTCTCTTAAAAGATTGATACAAAAAAATAAGATATCTGACTTTATAACTTTATTAAAAGAAGTTGATTTAGGACTAGAAAATAAACTAGATACTCAGGTCAAATTTCTTTCTGGAGGACAAAGACAAGCTCTCTCTCTTATTATGGCAACATTGAAAAAACCTAAACTTTTACTTTTAGATGAGCATACTTCTGCCCTAGACCCTAAAACTTCTAAAGTTATTATGGAAAAAACTAAACAATTAATAAATAAACAAAGAATTACTGCTTTGATGGTATCTCATAACCTAAGAGATGCTATAAAATATGCTGATAGAATTGTTATGCTAGATAAAGGAAAAATTATTTTAGATATTCCAAGTAAAAATATAACGGAGGAAGAATTAAGTAAAATCTATACTCAAAAAATGAATAATTCTCCTATATCAATTGCCATCTAAATATTGTTAATTTAAATTTGACAAAAATATTTTATAAGTGTATGATTTATCTAAGGAATTAAAATATTAAGTAGGAGGAAATTTAAATGGCAAATTGTAGTACTTGTCCTTCAAATGGTACATGTTCTAAGGACAAAGAAAGTTGTGGAATTGTTAACAATCCATTAAATCATATAAAAAATGTAATTGGAATTATGAGTGGTAAGGGAGGAGTTGGAAAATCAACTGTTACTACTTTACTTGCAAAAGATTTAGCAAAAAGAGGATATAAAGTTGGTATATTAGATGCCGATATCACTGGACCTAGTATTCCTAGACTTATGGGAGTAACTGGACAAATGGCTATGGGAGATGGAACAAATATTGTCCCTGTAACTTCAAAAGAAGGAATAAAAATTATCTCTTTAAACTTATTACTTCAAGATGAAAGCCAACCAGTAGTATGGAGAGGTTCGCTTATTAGTAGTGCAGTAAAACAATTCTGGGAAGAAGTATTATGGGAAGACCTCGATTATCTTCTTATAGATATGCCTCCAGGAACAGGAGATGTAGCTCTTACTGTTATGCAATCTACACCTATAAATGGAATTGTAATGGTATCTGTACCTCAAGATATGGTTTCTATGATAGTTGCTAAAGCTGTAAATATGACTAAGAAATTAGATGTTCCTGTATTAGGAGTAGTTGAAAATATGAGTTATATTATATGCCCTGGTTGTGAAACTAAAATCAGTTTCCACGAAGAGTCTGGAGCTCATGATTTCTTAAAAGAGATGGGATTACCTCTTCTTGGAGAATTACCTATGACTAAAGGTTTTGCTAGAATGACTAGAGGAGAAGAATCTGCTGATTCATCAGCAATGTTTACTCCTATAACTGATAAAATTTTAACTGAAATTTCTAAATTATAATTTTTATTAAAATATTTATAAACTAAAATAAAAAAAGAAAGTTTTTTTATAGTATATTTTTACTACTCTAAAAACTTTCTTTTTTATTATAATTAATAAAACTTACTATCTTAAAGTATATTTATAAGGATTAAAAGCCACCTGAACTAGCTTAAAATTTTGTATTCCAAAAGGTATCCCTATAATTGTACAACATTGAGTTATTCCTATCAATATATGGGATATTGCTAACCATATCCCAGCAAATATTATCCATAAAAAAGCACTAATTGGTCTTGCTGGTTCTCCAAAATTGCTCTTTAACTGTACCTTTTTTCCAAACGGTGTAAGACAAGAAGTTGCCATCTCAAAACATCCTCTTGCAAAAGGTATTGTAATTATAAATATAATACAAAGTATTCCTGCTATTACCCATTCTAATGCTAAAACTAATCCACCCAAAAAAAGCCAAATAATATTTAATAATGTATTCATTTTATTCTCCTTTTTAAATATAAAATTGTCTTTAAATATTATAACATCCTATGTAAAATATTATATTACTTTTATATGTAAAAAAAGACATACATAAGTATGTCTTAATAAACTAAATGGCGGGAGTGACGAGGGTCGAACTCGCGACCTCATGCGTGACAGGCATGCGCTCTAACCAACTGAGCTACACCCCCATTATGGTGGTCTCAACAGGACTTGAACCTGTGACCCCCTGCTTGTAAGGCAGGTGCTCTCCCAACTGAGCTATGAGACCTTTTCAAGTGGTGCCCAAAGGCGGAATCGAACCACCGACACGGGGATTTTCAGTCCCCTGCTCTACCGACTGAGCTATCTGGGCATATTTTATGGCGGAAGACCAGAGATTCGAACTCTGAAGCCTTACGGCGCCGGTTTTCAAGACCGGTTCCTTACCAATTAGGATAGCCTTCCAGCCTTAGAAACACTTATTTAAATAATGGTACCCCGTAGGGGAATCGAACCCCTGTTTCCAGAGTGAAAATCTGATGTCCTTACCACTGAACGAACGGGGCAGTGGTGGATCCAGCTGGAGTCGAACCAGCGACCACTCGGTTATGAGCCGAGTGCTCTGACCAACTGAGCTATGGATCCAATTTTTTATGGCGTGTCTGAAGAGATTCGAACTCCTGACCCACGCCTTAGAAGGGCGTTGCTCTATCCAGCTGAGCTACAGACACATAAATGGTGCGNNNNNNNNNNNNNNNNNNNNNNNNNNNNNNNNNNNNNNNNNNNNNNNNNNNNNNNNNNNNNNNNNNNNNNNNNNNNNNNNNNNNNNNNNNNNNNNNNNNNTGCGCTCTAACCAACTGAGCTACACCCCCATTATGGTGGTCTCAACAGGACTTGAACCTGTGACCCCCTGCTTGTAAGGCAGGTGCTCTCCCAACTGAGCTATGAGACCTTTTAAGTGGTGCCCAAAGGCGGAATCGAACCACCGACACGGGGATTTTCAGTCCCCTGCTCTACCGACTGAGCTATCTGGGCATATTTTATGGCGGAAGATCAGAGATTCGAACTCTGAAGCCTTGCGGCGCCGGTTTTCAAGACCGGTTCCTTACCAATTAGGATAACCTTCCAACCTTAGAAACACTTATTTAAATAATGGTACCCCGTAGGGGAATCGAACCCCTGTTTCCAGAGTGAAAATCTGATGTCCTTACCACTGAACGAACGGGGCAGTGGTGGATCCAGCTGGAGTCGAACCAGCGACCACTCGGTTATGAGCCGAGTGCTCTGACCAACTGAGCTATGGATCCAATTTTTTATGGCGTGTCTGAAGAGATTCGAACTCCTGACCCACGCCTTAGAAGGGCGTTGCTCTATCCAGCTGAGCTACAGACACATAAATGGTGCGTCATACAGGATTTGAACCTGTGGCAACACGATTAAAAGTCGTGTGCTCTACCAACTGAGCTAATGACGCATCTTTGGAGCGGGAAACGAGGGTCGAACTCGCGACATTCAGCTTGGAAGGCTGACGCTCTACCAACTGAGCTATTCCCGCATATCTTATTTAATTTTTGGTGGCGGGGGAAGGATTTGAACCTGCGACCTTCGGGTTATGAGCCCGACGAGCTACCAGACTGCTCTACCCCGCGTTATAAGTGGTGCCTAGAGCCGGAATCGAACCGGCACGGTAACTAAATACCACAGGATTTTAAGTCCTGTGCGTCTACCTGTTCCGCCATCCAGGCATTTGTAAACGCTTAAAGCTATTATGGCGGGAGTGACGAGGGTCGAACTCGCGACCTCATGCGTGACAGGCATGCGCTCTAACCAACTGAGCTACACCCCCATTATGGTGGTCTCAACAGGACTTGAACCTGTGACCCCCTGCTTGTAAGGCAGGTGCTCTCCCAACTGAGCTATGAGACCTTTTAAGTGGTGCCCAAAGGCGGAATCGAACCACCGACACGGGGATTTTCAGTCCCCTGCTCTACCGACTGAGCTATCTGGGCATTATTTTATGGCGNNNNNNNNNNNNNNNNNNNNNNNNNNNNNNNNNNNNNNNNNNNNNNNNNNNNNNNNNNNNNNNNNNNNNNNNNNNNNNNNNNNNNNNNNNNNNNNNNNNNCTAATGACGCATCTTTGGAGCGGGAAACGAGGGTCGAACTCGCGACATTCAGCTTGGAAGGCTGACGCTCTACCAACTGAGCTATTCCCGCATATCTTATTTAATTTTTGGTGGCGGGGGAAGGATTTGAACCTGCGACCTTCGGGTTATGAGCCCGACGAGCTACCAGACTGCTCTACCCCGCGTTATAAGTGGTGCCTAGAGCCGGAATCGAACCGGCACGGTAACTAAATACCACAGGATTTTAAGTCCTGTGCGTCTACCTGTTCCGCCATCCAGGCATTTTGCTCAAACACTTTTGTGTTTCAGAACATATATTATATTATCATAAGTTTCATTTTATGTCAACACTTTTTTTATTTTATTTTTTATTTTTATTTCTATGCCTAATTCTTCTTTTATTTTAAAAGAAAATATCTCCCTATTAAGAAGATAAAATTCCTTTTTAGCTTTTGATAGCTTCTTTATATAACTTTCTATTTTGCTTGCATCTTTTCTCCCTAAACATTGAAAAAAAATTTCTATTCTTTTTACTCCTTTAGCTCTAGTGTATTTAGCTCCTCTTCCTTTCTCATGTTCTTCATATCTTCTTACTATATCTGTTGTTATTCCAGTATATAAACTTTCATCATTGCATCTTAATATATAAATATAATAATATTTTTTATTTTCCATATATTTATCTTACTATATTTTCACTATTTTTCATAGTTTTTTCTAAAATCATCATTTGACTTTTCTAATAAAAAATAATAATATTTAATTAAGAAATTTCATTTGGAGGATTTAATGGATAATTTCAATAGCAATCATATTAATAAAATTAAATTTATATCTTTTTCTTTAATAATTCTTATCATTTTAGGATTTATTGGCTATGTTATCTACGAAAGAGAAAATGTTTTAACTGGAATTTTAAAAATAATAACTTCTCCTGCTGTTTTAATTACTGATTTCTTAGTTATTGGTGGAATTGGTGCTGTTTTTTTAAATGCTTTTTTAATATTTATATTTAATTTTACTCTAACTAGATTATTAAAAATTGAAATAACTGGTTTAGTTATTGCTTCATTCTTTACTGTATTTGGTTTTTCCTTTTTTGGAAAAAATATTCTTAATATTCTTCCTTTCTATTTAGGTGGAATTTTATATAGTGTTTTTGAGCATATTGATTTCAAAGAAATCTTTGTTACTATATCTTTTTCAAGTGCAATGGCCCCTTTTGTAAGTGAAGTTGCTTTTAGAGTTGATACTACGGATACTTCATATATTAATGCTATTGCTTTAGGTATAATAATAGGATTTATTGCTACTCCTCTATCTAAAAAAATGGCTGGATTTCATGAGGGGTTTAATCTTTATAATTTAGGTTTTACTGGCGGAATATTAGGAGCAGTTATAACTTCTATTTTAAAATTATATAATTTCCAGATTACACCTCAAAGAATTATATCTACTGAATTTGATTTGGCTTTAAAGGTAATCTGCTCTTCAGTTTTTTTAGCTCTTATCATAATTGGTTTTTTTATAAATAATAGCTCTTTTAAAGGTTATATGGAAATTTTAAAAGATAGCGGTTTAAAGTCTGATTTTGTAAAAAAATATGGATTTGGACTTACTTTTATAAATATGGGAATCATGGGGTTTGTTGCTACAGGATTTGTAATTTTAATTGGTGAAACTTTAAATGGACCTCTTCTTGCTGGTATACTTACTGTAGTTGGTTTTTCTGCCTATGGAAAACATTTTAAAAATACTATTCCAATTTTAATAGGAGTATATATTGCAGGCTTAGGAAGCTCTACCAATGGATTTACAGTAGCATTATCCGCTCTATTTGGTACCTCATTAGCTCCTATAACTGGTGTATATGGAATTATTTGGGGAGTAATTGCTGGTTGGCTACATCTTGCTGTTGTTCAAAGTATTGGAACTGTTCATGGTGGATTAAATTTATATAATAATGGATTTTCTGCAGGTATTGTAGCAAGCATTCTTCTTCCTATCATGGATATGATAAAAGACCATAAAGATAAGGAAAGAATAAAATATTTAAAAAGAAAAAAACAACTTTATGATGCTATTACTGAACAAAGAAAAAAAATGGAAGAAATGGAAAATGATTTATAAAGGAGAATTTTTATGAAACTAGAAGATTTAAAATTTTTAAAAATTGCAGTAGAAAAACATCCAACTACACAAACAACTCTAGAGTACCTTATTAAACAAAATGCAATTGGAGCTTTAGTTGTAAATGCTAATGGAACTAAAACTTTATTAGTAAAGCAATATAGACCTGGAATAGCTGGAGAGATGTATGAGATTCCAGCTGGACTTATTGAAGAGGGAGAGTCAGCTATCTCTACTCTTTATAGGGAGCTTGAAGAAGAAACAGGATATCTTCCTGAAGATTATAATATACTTTATACTCCTAAATATCCTCTTACTGTTTCACCAGGGTATACTCAAGAAAAACTTTATCTATATGTAGTACAATTAAAAAATGATTCTATTATACCTCAAAATTTGAAATTAGATGAAGGAGAAGATTTAAGTGGAACTTGGTTCAACTTAGAAGAAGTAGAAAATATATCACAGGATATGAAAACTATATTAGCCTTACATCTTTTTAAGAGCTTATAGTATAAATAAAAAAGATGAGAGTGTTTTATAACATTCCCATCTTTTTTATTATCTTATTCCTTCTAACAAATATTTCCCATATTCACTTTGTGGACTAGAAAAGAATTCTTCTGTTTCTCTTATCTCTTGAATCTCTCCTTTATACAATACCATCACTCTATCTGAAATATTGTATACCACTCCTAAATCATGAGATATAAAAATAAACGTTGTTCCATATTCCTTATTAAATTTTTTTATTAAATCTAATATTTGCTTTTGAACTCCTAAATCCAACGAAGCTACTGGTTCATCACAAACAACAAGTTTAGGTTTTAATATCATAGCACATCCTATAACTATTCTTTGCCTTTGTCCACCACTTAACTCATTGGGATATTTATTTTCAAATTCCTCTCCTAATCCTACTTTTTCTAAAATATCTTTTACCTTTTTAGAAATTTCATTTCTATTTTTTTCTCCATTAGCCTTTAATGGTTCTGCTAATATATCCTTTACTTTCATGGCTGCATTTAGAGAACTATATGGATCTTGAAAAACCATTTGAATATCTCTTTTTTCTCTCTCGACTAGTTTTTTTCCTAAAAATAATATCTTTCCATAACTTTCTTTTTCAATACCCAAAATAATTTTCCCAATAGTTGATTTTCCTACACCAGATTGTCCTATTATAGAGAATATTTCTCCCTCTTTAACTTCAAAAGATATATTTTTTAAAACCTCTTTTTTCTCTTTAGAAAAAAAACATCCTTTTACATATTCTTTTGATAAATTTTCAACTTTTAAAATCATTCTTCACCTCTTATCCAAAGACTTTTAGAAAGATTTATTAATTTCTTTACATAAGGATGTGACTGCTCTTGAAATATCTTCTCACAGCTATTTTTTTCAACTATTTCTCCCTTATACATGACATATACTTTTTCTGCAAAATCATGTATTGATTCTAAATCATGAGATATAAACAAAATAGATACTCCAGTAGCCCTCTGTACCTCTTTAAAAAGCTTTATAACTTCTTTTTTAGTCTTAAGATCTAGTGCAGTTGTTACTTCATCTGCTATAAGCAATTCTGGACGTCCTATCAAAGCTCCTGCTATAACTACTCTTTGTCTCTCTCCTCCACTTGTTTCATGAGGATATTTTTTTAATATTTTATCAGGCTCTTTTATTCCTAATTTACTTAATAGTTGAATTACTTCAGCTTCCCACTCTTTTTCTTTTCTATAATGTCCTTCGTATATTTTTTTAATTGATGCCCTATTTTTATGGTTGGATTCAATGAAGTAAAAGCATTTTGAAATACAGCACCTATTTTACAA of Fusobacterium mortiferum ATCC 9817 contains these proteins:
- a CDS encoding ROK family protein gives rise to the protein MKFGAIDAGGKKFICGITDEQGNTLEKTSFLTETPEKTIPLVIDFFRNKDISALGVGCFGPLDLNPNSDTYGYITSSPKTDWKNYNILGNLKSAFNIPIFLDTNMNVGVLGEAMWGAGKGLKNTIFLTIGNGIGGGAIVEGKIVHGMLHPEMGHMFVSRHPRDKFAGTCPFHGGNCLEGMASVPAIEKRWGKSLSSLPIEHPAWDLEAFYIAHALVNYILILSPEKIILGGEVMKYKQLLPIVKKAVIKLLNGYIQTNQIFREIDDYIVLPDLGENSGFFGAAALCIKNFK
- a CDS encoding MATE family efflux transporter encodes the protein MSKQENKMGTHKMLPLLLSMSIPPTISMLINSLYNIVDSIFVAKLGTEALTAVSLAFPIQNLILAIAVGSGVGVNSYIARKLGEKDLETANKTAASGLTLSVIHYLILVLLGVIFIKPFFLLFTKESNILKMGIDYTYIVTFLSIGTIAQIAIEKILQATGNTLAPMFLQIIGAVTNIILDPILIYGYFGIPAMGVKGAAIATIIGQMTALLCSIYVLFFMKQEIKIERKDFVWNNKIIREIYSVGIPSFFIMSIGSFLVMGINFILSGISTLAVSLFGIYFKLQTFIYMPTSGVTQGAMPIMGYSYGAKNSKRLSDVLNYSIIICVAINFLGSVLFWLFPQEILHFFNATDEMMSIGVRTIRIISTSYSFGSICFIFSCFLQAIGKGIPSLTITMLRQLILLLPMAYILGRIYGLTGVWLAFPTVEVITCMISIYMYRNFVRKDPVMAMNR
- a CDS encoding HutP family protein encodes the protein MQYKSKDIAKVSVEMAMSSREEEQELKDKYSKKGIKTAAVDIGGNVVESIPKILERTLVAAKRNGLISESHVYEGAVTGATREAIDQILDKSVGFNVGGKIGIARCQEHLSVCIFLTIGMFRLDEVVIGLGHRAVPNE
- a CDS encoding ABC transporter substrate-binding protein gives rise to the protein MKQIVGQETKKFFGVIVFLILSLLSYANEKTFEIGISQFAEHPALDAVRKGFEDELKELGVKVNIDYKNSQGDTGTTGMIAQKFVADKKDLIFAIATPSAQAAKQATDDIPILFSAVTDPVSAQLVNSNEKVGGNITGTSDAAPIEKQLALFKELNPKVKKVAIIYNTSEANSEVQINTAKKVSKKLDIEIIPVGVNNINDIPQAVNSVIRKVDGFYTITDNIVASAINLISKAAIKNKKITIGAEEAHVQGGVLMTDGLSYYELGRQTGAMAKKILVDKVAVQDIPVEISKNTKKVVNKNTLNKLKFSENSEAFSGATFIE
- a CDS encoding ABC transporter permease, yielding MGALLSISLEQGLVFAVLAIGVFITYKILDFPDLSVEGTFPFGAFIFSKFMLLGLDPISSTLLSFIFGSLAGILTYALHIKMKIAPILAGILTMTILYSVNLRVNGKANIPLYNYSSIFDYGNIILILIVIVLLIKFLMDMFLKTERGYLLIATGDNETLVKSLGVNCNTYKLLGLMLSNGIVAVSGALMGQLQGFADINMGASIIVSALASIIIGDTFLKNSKKLNGTTRAILGAISYKIIGGLALEIGLAPTDLKAISAIIVILFIGYNNLSILEFIKKGGKKDATNKKFIQEF
- a CDS encoding ABC transporter ATP-binding protein, with protein sequence MLQIKNLSKSFNIGTENETTIFENFNFTVKDSEFVAVLGSNGCGKSTLFNLISGSLENDGGSILLDGIDISNLKEEKRAFGISKIHQDPSKGVSPSLTILENISLASKKCEKFSLKRLIQKNKISDFITLLKEVDLGLENKLDTQVKFLSGGQRQALSLIMATLKKPKLLLLDEHTSALDPKTSKVIMEKTKQLINKQRITALMVSHNLRDAIKYADRIVMLDKGKIILDIPSKNITEEELSKIYTQKMNNSPISIAI
- a CDS encoding Mrp/NBP35 family ATP-binding protein, yielding MANCSTCPSNGTCSKDKESCGIVNNPLNHIKNVIGIMSGKGGVGKSTVTTLLAKDLAKRGYKVGILDADITGPSIPRLMGVTGQMAMGDGTNIVPVTSKEGIKIISLNLLLQDESQPVVWRGSLISSAVKQFWEEVLWEDLDYLLIDMPPGTGDVALTVMQSTPINGIVMVSVPQDMVSMIVAKAVNMTKKLDVPVLGVVENMSYIICPGCETKISFHEESGAHDFLKEMGLPLLGELPMTKGFARMTRGEESADSSAMFTPITDKILTEISKL
- a CDS encoding YccF domain-containing protein, translating into MNTLLNIIWLFLGGLVLALEWVIAGILCIIFIITIPFARGCFEMATSCLTPFGKKVQLKSNFGEPARPISAFLWIIFAGIWLAISHILIGITQCCTIIGIPFGIQNFKLVQVAFNPYKYTLR